A stretch of Verrucomicrobiia bacterium DNA encodes these proteins:
- a CDS encoding ATP-binding protein has protein sequence MGEVRRFIQVVAGPRQVGKTTLVHQVVNETGVPVVFATADEPTLRGPQWIAQQWDAARLALNRTGGILVLDEVQKASGWAEAVKRLWDEDTRHRRPLRVVLLGSAPLLIERGLTESLAGRFEMLHLPHWSLVEMSAAFGFSFEDFLYFGGYPGAAPLITDPPRWSRYVLDALVETTIARDVLLLTRVDKPALLRRLFELGCRYSGQVLSYTKMLGQLQDAGNTVTLAHYLELLAAAGMLTGVEKYAGQVVRSRGSSPKLQVLNTALMTAGCGLTPAEARADRAFWGRLLESAVGAHLANAAATGDCELYYWRERNREVDFVVKSGRRVTAIEVKSGNHRESLPGMEAFAQAFRPHRTLLVGGDGIPVEEFLGGSVNRWVAAPHEIGPGGP, from the coding sequence TTGGGAGAAGTCCGGCGGTTCATTCAAGTGGTGGCGGGGCCGCGGCAGGTGGGGAAGACCACCTTGGTGCACCAGGTGGTGAATGAGACGGGAGTGCCGGTGGTGTTTGCCACTGCGGATGAGCCGACGCTTCGCGGGCCGCAGTGGATCGCCCAGCAGTGGGACGCGGCGCGGCTGGCTCTGAACAGAACGGGGGGGATTCTGGTGCTCGACGAAGTCCAGAAGGCCTCCGGTTGGGCGGAGGCGGTCAAGCGGTTGTGGGACGAGGACACGCGCCACCGTCGGCCGCTTCGAGTGGTGCTGCTCGGCTCGGCTCCGCTGCTCATCGAGCGCGGTCTCACGGAGAGCCTCGCAGGCCGCTTCGAGATGCTTCACCTGCCGCATTGGTCACTCGTCGAAATGTCGGCGGCATTCGGCTTCTCCTTCGAAGACTTTCTCTACTTCGGTGGCTATCCGGGAGCCGCGCCCCTGATCACCGACCCGCCGCGCTGGTCCCGCTACGTCTTGGATGCGTTGGTGGAGACCACCATCGCCCGGGACGTCCTGCTGCTGACCCGGGTGGACAAGCCGGCGTTGCTTCGACGCCTGTTCGAACTGGGCTGTCGTTATTCGGGCCAGGTCTTGTCATACACGAAGATGCTGGGACAGCTCCAGGATGCGGGAAACACCGTCACACTGGCCCATTATCTGGAATTGCTGGCGGCCGCTGGCATGCTGACCGGGGTCGAGAAGTATGCCGGACAGGTGGTGCGCAGTCGGGGATCGAGTCCGAAACTCCAGGTGCTCAACACTGCGCTGATGACGGCAGGCTGTGGTCTGACACCGGCGGAGGCGCGGGCCGACCGGGCGTTTTGGGGTCGTCTGCTGGAATCGGCGGTGGGCGCGCATCTGGCCAACGCGGCCGCTACGGGAGACTGCGAACTGTATTATTGGCGTGAGCGGAATCGAGAGGTGGATTTCGTGGTCAAGTCCGGGCGGCGGGTGACGGCCATCGAGGTGAAGTCGGGCAACCACCGCGAGTCATTGCCGGGTATGGAGGCATTTGCGCAGGCCTTCCGGCCTCATCGAACACTGCTGGTGGGCGGGGACGGAATTCCCGTGGAAGAATTCCTGGGCGGGTCCGTGAATCGGTGGGTAGCCGCACCTCACGAGATCGGCCCCGGTGGGCCATAA